The nucleotide window TGTGCCAGCCATTGACTCTGAAGCCTTAAAGGCTAATCTCCAGGAAACTGCTGTTGGTGAAGTGGTAATTGCCCGCGAACATCAGATCCTTACCGACATCGTTAAGGACTACAAGGGAATTCATCACACGATCAGTGATCTGCTGATCGAAATCAACCACCCGTATAGAAACTGGAGCATGCTCCTCCCTAAGCTGCGGGCATTCATCCTCAAGCACAGCCATCAGTATTCAAGTCACCAGCAGGGGCCGAAGGCCTTCACCCAGTTTGTTGCTATTCACCTGACGGCTATTGCTCAAGCCTGGGAGAATATCAAGGGTAAGAAGGCTGTGTCATCAATCTCTCCAGGGTCAACAGCGCTTGCCGCTCAAGGCAAATCCCCTAAGAATTGGGATGCTATTATCGCCTTGGCCATGGAATCACTGCTGGCCTATCTGGAAAAACTGATCCAAGATTTAGATGGAGCGCGTTTGGTGCGTCACCAGCGGGCTATCAATGTTGCTTTGGGTCGCATCGCAGCTCTTGATGATCAAGCCCTTATCCTTATGGTTCAGGGTTATCATCCAATTAAGAAAATTGCTGCCTCGTTATTTGCCGTCAGCCGGGGGACCTCTTTTGATCTTGGCCCTTTCGTGCGGTTTTACAGCAGGTTGCTAGCTATCGATTTTCACTATTGGTTGAGTGAAGAGGATCCTTTGCCATGGTTTACCGGGGCTTGTGGTCACAATCATGGTGATTGGGATGTGGCAGGTCTTTTTGCCAACATCTCCCATGGCGCCATGCGAGAGAATCTTGCTATCCTTGAACGTAGTACCCTGGAGATGCGGGAAAATACGCCGCATGAGGCGCTTGAGCACCTTATGACCCTGCCAAGTCATCTCGACATTGTCAGAATATACAAAGATATCCCTGCCAAGCTCTTGACAGTGCCGTTTCCCAACGCCACGTATCCTGGTGGGGATAGATCCTCAGACACCGGTGGTGAGCGGGGCCGATCCCTTGCCCAGGGGCCGGAGATGGATCGCTTTGCCGAGAACAGAAAGTTGCTTTTTCTGTTTCGGATTATGGATACCCCAGGTCTTTTTCTGGTGCATGAAGAGACCCTGCGCGAGATCAATCGGAGTTTAGTGTTGCTCATTCACGAGCAGTCCTTTGAGGAGATAGAGCGTTTTCTGCTCACTACCTTCCAGCTGTTGAAGGCCAATGTGCGGAAATTTCCGCATACCTCTCTTCAGTGTATTCAGGTGCTGGGCACAGAGATCTTCAAGAAGGGCAGCGGAGGGTTGGTCGAGAGCTTTCTGTGGCAGGTGGTCCGGTTTGGTTTTCAGTATGCCAATGTCACCGGAGTGGATCAGGACTGGCAGCCTATCGCCAATCCCGCTCATCTGGTCAATATCAGGGTCTGGCTCAGTTTGATCATGCAGGAGCCCAAGTGGTGCTCGACGCTGTTTTCGGCACTCATTATCAACCTGCATTTGTCGGGTACCTGCATTAAGGATACTGATCTCTTCCAGCGTGACATTACCGAGCTTTTAAATCATCCTATTGGCCCAATTTATAATTTGGCCAAGCAGTTTGCTAAACTGCTGCCGGTCTTTTTCAACGAGATCGGAGCGGAAGGCGAGTTGCGTGAGGTCTCCACCGAACTCGATGAAACCCATCGCCGCAAGGATCTGCTTATTCACTTCCTGCGCAAGCAGAGCCACGTCGAGTCGAGCAATCTGATCGTCAATTTTATCAAGGCCATCTTCACCTTCTGGCACAAACAGGACAAGGAGGTGCTTGAGCAGTTCCTGCCCCAGGAGGTCTTGTACGGGATTCAGCCCACCGGACCTTTTGTGGATGATCTTCATATCCTGATCAAAAGGGTCTTTGAGCTGCCGGATATCAAACGGGTGGAGGATCTGCTGTTCTGGGACCCTGCCCGGCGGGACAATTTTCTGGCACACCAGTCTGACCTCAATCCGGTGGAAGTGCGCCGGTTTGCGCTGCTGATCCATATGTACACCTTGTTGCACGAAAAGTACCATCTTGGGCTCCAGGATCTGCGTCAGCAGCTGGAAATTGCCGTGAATTCCGGGTTTCCTGAACTTCAGAGCCTGATCGGAGTCTTGGAAGAGGGGGACACCTTTGAATGCCTTGGGGCAATACTGGTGCAGTTGGAGAGTCTGCAGCAGGTGATCTTGAGTTCCGAGGCCTTTGAGGCCAAGGAAGATATCTATTATAAACGCCACATTGCAGTGGACATCCCATCGGTATACGGCCGTTACCGGGAACGGAAATTCGATGCCTTGGGCCTTACCTTCAGGCTGGAGAATCTGGCCAATGTTTTTTTGGAGAAGATTCCGGAAACGGTCAATACCGCCTTTATTACCGAGGCCACCTTTATCGGTATTATCAAATGTTTAAAGTTGTATCTCCGGGCCTTGAGGATCGACGGTATCACCAGTCGCCATCTGGAGACCTATCTGGCCCTGCTCGAAAGTTCGGTGGAACAGAAGCGTTTTTCCTATACCCAGTATCTTGATATCTTCCGGGGGCTCTCCGAGGGGGTGAAGGATATTATTTACGCCTACTACACCAATGTTCATGAGAACAACCTGTCGATCATCGCCCCCCAGATCGGAGGAAGTAATCTCCTGACCCGTTATCGGAATCTCTGGCAGGATGACGATTTGACCGGTTCGGTGCATCGATTAAACGAGTCATTCCTCCGTGATTTGATTGCCGGCACCTTCGGCCTTCAGCACCTCGACAACTTTATCACCAAGATTTACCAGACCCTGGAGAATCAGAAGGAGCTGTTGAATGAATCCAATCTTGATCTGTTGATGACCTATAACCCTGAGAATGTGATCAGTTTCCTTCACCGGCACAATCACCAGACCAACAACCTGATCATGCTGGGCAATAAGGGCTATAATCTGACCACCTTGGCAGCGGATCAGAAGCCGGTGCCGCCAGGTTTTATCATCACCACTGAGATCTTTCGCTGTTGGCCCGTGGTCAAAGACTTTTTTAAGGCCAAGAACGAGTTCATGGGGCGTATCCGTCAATCACTAAGTGAGATGGAGCAGATGATCGGACGAAGTTTCGGTGATCCGACCAATCCCCTGCTGGTCTCGGTTCGGAGCGGTGCTGCCGTGTCCATGCCCGGAATGATGGCGACCTTGCACAATGTCGGACTTAATGAAGAACTCTCGGAGGAGTTTGCGCTATCCTCGGGGAAGGAGTATCTGGCGTGGGATAATTACCGCCGTTTTTTGCAGTCGTGGGCTATGGCAAAGGGGGTGGAGCGAGAGGTCTTCCAGGCCTTGATGAATAAGGCTAAGGCCAAGCATGATGTTCAGGTCAAGCGCCAGTTTTCATCCGCGCAGATGCATGAACTGGCCTTGAATTACCAGAAGGCGATTCGCGGCATCGGCATCGGTATCCCGGATGATCCGTGGCTGCAACTCACCGGCGCCATCGAGATGGTGCTTGAGTCGTGGAATACTCCTAAGACCAGGGAGTATCGGGCCTTGATGGATGTTTCTGACTCTTGGGGCACGGCGGTTATCATTCAGACTATGGTTTTTGGCAATAACAGCGCCGAGGCAGGGAGCGGCGTCTTGTTTACCGCTCACCCTTACCGGAAGGTGCGGCGGGTTGCTTTATGGGGTGACTATGCCACCGCCGATCAGGGTGAGGATATTGTTTCCGGATTGGTTACCACCTATCCGGTGTCAGTCGAGCAGGCAGAGCTTGACGGACGATCCAAGGACCTGTCGCTTGAGCGCCGTTTTCCAAAAATCTACCAGAGATTGCGCGATATTGCCCGTGATCTGGTCTATGAAAAGCAGTGGAATCCCCAGGATATCGAGTTTACCTTTGAGGGGCCGGAGACGGAGGATTTGTATATTCTGCAGACTCGGGATATGATCACCATCAAGAAGAAAGAGAATTTCGATGCCTTTGTCGAGAGTCCGGAGATGACGAAAGCTATCCTGGGGAAGGGGATCGGGGTGAGCGGCAGCGCCTTGGCCGGTCGGGCGGTGTTTACCGTTGAGCATATCAGTCAGCTCCGCCTGGAGTATCCCGGCATACCACTGATCCTGATCCGGCAGGATACGGTGCCGGAGGATATCAAGGAGATCTCCCAGGCCGACGGCTTGCTGACTGCGCGTGGCGGCCAGACCTCCCACGCCTCTCTTGTGGCCCTGCGTTTGGATAAAACCTGCGTGGTGGGGTGCAAGAACCTGAAGGTCTACGAGGCCGAGGAGCGCTGTGAAATAAGCGGCCAGGTGATTCGTTGCGGCGACCCGATCAGTATTGATGGGCGGAAGGGACTGTTCCTGCGCGGCATGCATCCGTTGAAGCAAGAGGTGCATATCCTGCCGATTTGAACCGGGGGTTGAGTTATTCTTGACAGAGTACTGCTGTATGGCAGTTCAAAGCAAAAGGTTAAAGGGTGGAAATTGGTCTGACTCCCTATTCCCTTTTGGTCAATGATTACGGAAAAGTTCTATGGCACTTGGAATAATTGCAAGTCTCTCCTCATTACGTGAAACGTTGGGGTCTTTTTGGGACTCGATCAGAGAGGTTCCGCCACCGGGACCGCTCTCCGCGAGAGACCGGTTCAAGGCTGTGGTCAGAGTGCTGTTGATTGTCATTGGAAAATTTCGCTCTGATGATATTCCTCTTCGTGCCAGCGCTCTGACGTTTACCGTTATTCTTTCCCTTGTCCCCCTTCTTGCCTTGGGCACAGCGGTGTTGAAAGGGTTTGGCGCCGGAGACGATCTGCGGCAAACCGCCCATCGATTTATCGATCAACTTGATAAGCAACCTGAGTACGAGATTGCCCTTGATCACTCTCCGGCGAGAACCGTTACCCCGCAAGTGGCTCCGTCCGTATCTCCGGCGCCGCCGCCAACGCAGGGAGAGATCCCTCGCAGCCTCTCCTCTCATCTCGGGCAAGCAGTTGATCAAATTTTCGACTATGTGGACAGGACCGACTTTACTACCCTTGGGGCCTTTGGTGTTGTTGGTCTCCTGGTGTCGGTCGTGATGGTCCTGAGCAGTATTGAGACGGCGATGAACGCTGTCTGGCAGGTCAATAATGATCGTTCGATCTCCAGGAAAGTCCTTGATTATCTGGCTCTTATGGTTTTGATGCCCTTGTCTCTCAATCTGGCCTTGGCAGTTGAGACAGCGCTTCGCAGTCCGGCCTTGAATAATCATTTGACCGATACTCTTCATCTGACCTGGTTCGGGCATCAGTTTCTTAAGATATTTCCCGTTGTTCTGGTTGTGCTCTCCTTTATAATTCTCTACCGCTTTTTGCCTAACACCCGGATAGGTTCCTGGCCGGCGTTGCTGGGAGGGCTTTTTGCCGGGAGCAGTTGGGTGATGATCCAAGTTTTCTATCTGAGGCTGCAGGTCGGGGTTGCCCGCTATAACACCATCTACGGCTCCTTTGCCACGTTGCCGCTTTTTCTGCTTTGGCTCTATCTTGGGTGGCTGATTTTTTTGACTGGGGCGGTCATGTCTTATGCTGTGCAGCACTGGCGTTATTATCTGTGGGAGGGCCGTCCTCCTACACCTATGGCACGATTGGCTCTAGCCTTTGATATCATGGGCTTGATCAAGGAAGACTTTACTCGGAGGATGGTTACCACCCAGGAATCACTGGCGAGCCGACTGCGGCAACCGGAAGCCCGGATTGCCTCGATTGTAACCGACTTGCTCCACGGAAATATTCTTCGGAAATGTATAGAGCCGGCC belongs to Desulfobulbaceae bacterium and includes:
- a CDS encoding phosphoenolpyruvate synthase; its protein translation is MPQSVTVPAIDSEALKANLQETAVGEVVIAREHQILTDIVKDYKGIHHTISDLLIEINHPYRNWSMLLPKLRAFILKHSHQYSSHQQGPKAFTQFVAIHLTAIAQAWENIKGKKAVSSISPGSTALAAQGKSPKNWDAIIALAMESLLAYLEKLIQDLDGARLVRHQRAINVALGRIAALDDQALILMVQGYHPIKKIAASLFAVSRGTSFDLGPFVRFYSRLLAIDFHYWLSEEDPLPWFTGACGHNHGDWDVAGLFANISHGAMRENLAILERSTLEMRENTPHEALEHLMTLPSHLDIVRIYKDIPAKLLTVPFPNATYPGGDRSSDTGGERGRSLAQGPEMDRFAENRKLLFLFRIMDTPGLFLVHEETLREINRSLVLLIHEQSFEEIERFLLTTFQLLKANVRKFPHTSLQCIQVLGTEIFKKGSGGLVESFLWQVVRFGFQYANVTGVDQDWQPIANPAHLVNIRVWLSLIMQEPKWCSTLFSALIINLHLSGTCIKDTDLFQRDITELLNHPIGPIYNLAKQFAKLLPVFFNEIGAEGELREVSTELDETHRRKDLLIHFLRKQSHVESSNLIVNFIKAIFTFWHKQDKEVLEQFLPQEVLYGIQPTGPFVDDLHILIKRVFELPDIKRVEDLLFWDPARRDNFLAHQSDLNPVEVRRFALLIHMYTLLHEKYHLGLQDLRQQLEIAVNSGFPELQSLIGVLEEGDTFECLGAILVQLESLQQVILSSEAFEAKEDIYYKRHIAVDIPSVYGRYRERKFDALGLTFRLENLANVFLEKIPETVNTAFITEATFIGIIKCLKLYLRALRIDGITSRHLETYLALLESSVEQKRFSYTQYLDIFRGLSEGVKDIIYAYYTNVHENNLSIIAPQIGGSNLLTRYRNLWQDDDLTGSVHRLNESFLRDLIAGTFGLQHLDNFITKIYQTLENQKELLNESNLDLLMTYNPENVISFLHRHNHQTNNLIMLGNKGYNLTTLAADQKPVPPGFIITTEIFRCWPVVKDFFKAKNEFMGRIRQSLSEMEQMIGRSFGDPTNPLLVSVRSGAAVSMPGMMATLHNVGLNEELSEEFALSSGKEYLAWDNYRRFLQSWAMAKGVEREVFQALMNKAKAKHDVQVKRQFSSAQMHELALNYQKAIRGIGIGIPDDPWLQLTGAIEMVLESWNTPKTREYRALMDVSDSWGTAVIIQTMVFGNNSAEAGSGVLFTAHPYRKVRRVALWGDYATADQGEDIVSGLVTTYPVSVEQAELDGRSKDLSLERRFPKIYQRLRDIARDLVYEKQWNPQDIEFTFEGPETEDLYILQTRDMITIKKKENFDAFVESPEMTKAILGKGIGVSGSALAGRAVFTVEHISQLRLEYPGIPLILIRQDTVPEDIKEISQADGLLTARGGQTSHASLVALRLDKTCVVGCKNLKVYEAEERCEISGQVIRCGDPISIDGRKGLFLRGMHPLKQEVHILPI
- a CDS encoding YihY/virulence factor BrkB family protein, yielding MALGIIASLSSLRETLGSFWDSIREVPPPGPLSARDRFKAVVRVLLIVIGKFRSDDIPLRASALTFTVILSLVPLLALGTAVLKGFGAGDDLRQTAHRFIDQLDKQPEYEIALDHSPARTVTPQVAPSVSPAPPPTQGEIPRSLSSHLGQAVDQIFDYVDRTDFTTLGAFGVVGLLVSVVMVLSSIETAMNAVWQVNNDRSISRKVLDYLALMVLMPLSLNLALAVETALRSPALNNHLTDTLHLTWFGHQFLKIFPVVLVVLSFIILYRFLPNTRIGSWPALLGGLFAGSSWVMIQVFYLRLQVGVARYNTIYGSFATLPLFLLWLYLGWLIFLTGAVMSYAVQHWRYYLWEGRPPTPMARLALAFDIMGLIKEDFTRRMVTTQESLASRLRQPEARIASIVTDLLHGNILRKCIEPAPGYLPAAPSGVEERGEVIDAILGAASGENGGMKLVTRAVAAVKKELQ